In Akkermansia muciniphila, the DNA window TGGGCTGGAACGGCCGGGTGGAGCCCCTGGGGGGGAACCGTCTCCGGATGGCCTGGAACCTCAAGCAGAAGGGAATCAAGCCGGGAGACACGCTGGTGCTCCGGAACTACAACCGCCCCCATCCGGGCTGCGTGGTTTACCGGGCAAAGAAGACGGTCATGAATGATGTGTCCCTGCACCAGAGCACGGGCATGGCCCTGCTGGTTCAGCGGTCTGAGGATTTCCATATGAAGGGCGGCGGCGTCATGATCAGGAAGGGCACGGGGCGCGTGCACACGGCCGGAGCGGACGCCACCCATTTTTCCAATACCCGGGGTGAAATCATCGTGGAAAAAGCCCTGTTTGAAGGAATGATGGATGACGCCATCAATGTCCATTCCACCTGCCTGGGCGTGATGGAGGTGGTGGACGGCCATACGCTGAAGTGCAAGTACATGCACCGACAGGCGGTGGGTTTTGAAGTATTCCTTCCCGGTGAAAAAATCCGGTTCATCAACGGGCCTACGCTGGAGCCCGGCGGCACGGGCACGGTGAAAACCGCCGTGAAAAAAAGTTCTACGGAACTGGTGATTACGCTGGAAGAACCGCTGCCTGATTCCGTGAAGGCCGGGGACGCCGTGGAGAATGCGGATTTTTACCCTTCCGTGGTATTCCGCAACAACATCGTCCGCAACAACCGCGCCCGCGGGACGCTTTTTACCACGCCTGAGAGGGTGCTGGTGGAAGGCAACTTGTTTGACCATTCCTCCGGTTCGGCCATTCTTCTGGCCGGGGACGCCCAGGGGTGGTATGAGAGCGGCGCTTGCCATGAAGTGGTGATCCGCAAGAATACGTTCATCAACAACCTGACCTCCCGCTACCAGTTCACGAACGCCATCATTTCCATTTACCCGGAAGTCAAGCAATTGAACAGGCAGAAAGATTATTATCACCGTAATGTGCTGATAGAAAACAATGTGTTCAAGACGTTCGACGTGCCGCTGCTGTTCGCCATTTCCACGGATAATCTGAAATTCATTAATAACAAAGTCATTTACAATGATGATTTCAAGGGCTGGGGACAGAAGCCCTTCCAGTTCAGGAGGTGCGCCAACATCCTGATAAAGAATAACAAGGTAGAGCCCCCCCGCACGTGGACCATCGCGGACTGCAAGCTGGAAAATACTCCGGCAGACCAGGTGCGCGTGGAGAATTGATGTCTGTGTCCGCACCGCGGTTTTACCGGAAACCCCGGCCTTTGCGAAAATTCCGTTCCGTAAAGGCCGGGTAATACGGTGTGAAACAGCCTTCCCCGGAGGGGGGAATGCCCGGAGTTTTTTGCGGTTGTTTCAACGTATTGACGCAGAACGGTGTCATTACCGGAATGATGGATATTCCCGCTGATCTGGTCAAACGCTGCAAAAAATTCATTGAGCCGTACCGGGTGACGGACGGGGAGGGCTTCAAACTGTCCCGCTACGATCCGGGCGACCTCGGCAAGTTGGACAAGGACAGCAAGAAGGAGGCCGTTGACAAGCTGGAGAAGGGAATTCAACTGCTGGAACAGCTTCAGGAGGTGTTATATGCCAGTGAATCCTATGCGCTTCTGGTGGTTCTCCAGGCGATGGACAGCGCGGGCAAGGACGGCATCGTGAAGCATGTGATGGGAGGCATCAATCCCCAGGGCTGCGTGGTCAGCAGCTTCAAGCCGCCCACCACCCTGGAACGGGGCCATGACTTTCTGTGGCGGTGCGTGTGCCGTCTTCCCCGCCGCGGGATGATCGGCATCTTCAACCGTTCCTATTATGAGGAGGTGCTGAGCGTGCGCGTGCATCCGGAATTTCTGGTGGGGGAGGGGTTTGATCCCGCCCATGCCAAAAGGTCATTCTGGAAGGAGAGATTCAAGTCCATCAACAACCTGGAGCGCCACCTGCTTGCCAACAAGACGCGGATCGTGAAAATATTTCTTCATATTTCCTCCGAGGAGCAGAGGAAGCGCCTGCTGGCGCGGCTGGATACCCCGGACAAGAACTGGAAATTTTCAGAGGGGGACATCCATGAACGCGAGTTCTGGGACGACTACCAGAAGGCTTACCAGGAAATGATACGGCACACGTCCTCTCCGGACGCTCCGTGGTATGTGGTGCCGGCGGACAACAAGTGGTTTTCCAGGCTTGTCTGCATGTGCGCCATGGTGGAAGCCCTGGCAGAAATGAAGCTGAAATATCCGAAGGTGTCCGGGGAATTGAAGGAGTTCTTCCCCACGTTCCGTAAGGAACTGGAACGCCCCCTGTCCAAGGGCAGGGATTAGGCGGAGGGCTTCCTGAACGGAGGTGCGGAGGTAAGCAAGTCCTGGAACGGGAAAAGCGGCGCATCATGAGGGATTGGTTCCCATCCGCTGCGCCGCCGTTCCGTGCCCGGCAAGGGCTTTGCCGCTTTCCCTTCCGGGGTCAACGCCTGCGTTCCCAGGATTTCACCTTGCCGTTGATGAACAGCACGTAGCCGGTATTCACCGGAACGTAGGTTACATCATTGTAATACGGGTAATAGGGGCTGTAGAACCCCGGCCCCCAATAGGGGCCGCCCCAGTATGGGCCGGCCCAGAAAGCGGGCGGCGGAGAGTAAACCGGCTGGAGGGAAGAATAAATCCAGCGGGTGGCGGGCTTCCCGTCAAGGTTGCCTTCAGCTACGGCGGAGGGGTCTCCCCAGGCCAGGAAAACGGCGGGTGGAGACATGCCTTCAGCAATTTGCCCGGCTTCCACCAGCGTCTTCTGGGAGGATGGCAGGGAATTGAAAAGAACCGGGTTTTTCTGGATGCGGGATGCGGGGGTGGACACGCAGGAAGCAAGGCTCAGAGCGGCGGCCAGGGTAGTGAAAAGTAACTTCCAATTCATGATGTACATACGGATAACACTCACTTTGACTCTTGCCAAGGGTCTTTTGTTGAGTAAAATGCACATATACGTTATGAAAGCGCTCCGCAATCTGGCTTTAATACTGATGGTCCCCGCTCTGGTTTCTTCCCTGTACGCAGCAGAAAAGCCGGAAATTATTGATGAATATCTTCCGGTAGGCAAAATGGTGGAGGCCTCCGCCGTCAGCGTTGTGCTTGATGAAAGCCTGCAGCCGTTCATGGAGAAAATTGACGGTGTTTTTGCCGCTTTGCCGGACAAGGACAAAAAAGAACTGGTCAGCCAAATCATTCCCGGACAGCCCGTCCCCTATGACGAACGCCTGGGCTGGACCAAGGATGAATATGCCAAGTACCTGGAATGCTGGAAGCTCAAGCAGGTGCAGGAAGTGGCCCCGGTGGCTCTGGGCGTTTTCCCCTCCGGGGAACGCGGCATCTGGAATCTGGCCGCCGTGGCCCAGCAGGGGCCGCTGCCCATGAGCACGCTGAAGTATGACTCCAATAACAAGACCTGGATTTCCCCCAATGGCGTCCTGACCCTGAAGGGGGACGTGTCCTATGATGACCTGAACGTGTACGGCGCATGGAGCGGCAAGGAATGGACCATGGAAAAGAAGACCATCCTTTCCACCCTTACGGAAACCATCATTGCGGGCAAGACCAAGGACGGCAAGTACGCCTATTTCGTCTACAACATGTCCGAGAAGAATCCGGACAATATTGCCATTGCCAACCAGTCCATCGTGCTGCGCGTTCCCATCACCCGCGTCACGGGAGACCCCCTGCTGGAAAAGGCCAAGGCCAAGGCCCGCCAGTAGGGACATGACGTTCCTTTCATTTCCGGTAAAAACATGCGTATCATCAGCGGAAAGGCCGGCGGCATAGCCCTGTCTGTCCCCAAAGGGGAAGTACGGCCCACGACCGACCGGGTCAGGGAAGCCCTTTTTTCCATCCTGCACCCGTTGATTGAGCATGCCGAGGTGCTGGATTTATTCACCGGTTCCGGGGCGTTCGGCCTGGAGGCCCTGAGCCGCGGGGCCGGAAGCTCCCGCATGGTGGACTTTTCCCGTCTCTCCTGCGCCACGGCTAAAGCCAACCTTGCCAAAACCGGGCTGGAAGGAGGAACCGTCATCCAGGGTGACGCCGTCCAGTTCGTGAAAAGGGAACTGCTGGCCAGAAGGAAATACGACATTATTTTTGCGGACCCCCCCTACTGCAAGGGCCCGGCGGACCGTGATTTTATTGTGGAGCTGGCGCAGGCCGGAATTTCCGGACTGCTGAAGAAGGGCGGCCTGTTTATCGCGGAAGTGCAGGAAGGATGGGGAACCGGCAGGGAAGGCGCCGCGGAATTTGACGGCCTGGACCTGGTGGATACGCGCCGGTACGGGAAAAACATGCTGCTGTTCTATCGATTGCCTGAGAAGTAAAATGAAAGCCTTCCTATTCTCTCTCTGTTACAACATCCTGTACACCGTCGGGTGGCTGGTGACGCTCCCCTCCTACCTGCTCAAGCAGAAAAGGCGCGGCGGATTCGGCACGGGGCTGCTGGAACGCTTCGGCCTGTACCGGGTTTCCTACAACCGGGAGCCCAAGGGAGTGCTGTACGTCCATGCCGTGAGCGTGGGTGAAGTGGTGCTGGCCCTCAAGTTTCTCCGGGCGTGGCTCCGGGAGCGCGGCGGTTCCGCCGTGCTGGCTACGAGCACGGCTACGGGGCATGACACGGCGGTGAACGCCCAGGTGCCCGGGGTGCGCGTGATTTATGCGCCTTTTGACCTGCTGGGGCTGCCGGGGCGGTGCTTTGACCGTTTTGAACCGGAAGCCATCGTGCTGGTGGAGGCGGAACTATGGCCCAATTTTGCCCGTGCGGCCAAGGTGCGCGGCATCCCCATGGCGATGATTAATGCCCGCATGTCCGCGCGGTCTGAAAGCCGTTACCGCGCTTTCAAATGGATATCACGGTATTATTTCTCCGCGCTGGACGCCATGGGCGTGCAGGACAAGGGGGACGTGCGGCGCTTTGAATCCGTGGGGGTGCGCCCTGCCATCATTCATGTGACGGGCAGCATCAAGTTTGACCAGCAGATGGCGGAACGGCGGGATACCAATCCGGAGTTTTCCGCCATTCTGGAAAAGCTGAAGAGGGGCAAGCCCGTGGTGCTGGCCGCCAGTACCCATGACGGAGAGGAAGCGCTGATAGCGGAGGCGGTGCGCAAAGCGGGAGGCTTCCCCCTGATCGTTCCCCGGCATGCGGAGCGCCGTCATGCGGTGGTGCGTGATCTGGAAGCCCACGGCTGGCAGTGTGTGCTGCGGACGGACGGAGAACTTCCGGAAACCCTGAAGGAGCAGGTTTGCTACATTGCGGATACCACCGGGGAGCTGAGGGACTGGACCGCCCTGGCGGATGTGGCCGTGATCGGCAAGAGCTTTCTGGCGGACGGGGGACAGAACCCGGCGGAGGCCGTGGCCTGCGGCGTGCCCGTGCTGACGGGGCCGCACATGGAGAATTTTGACGCGCTGGTCCAGCTGCTGGAAGGCGTGGACGGCATTACGCGGTGTG includes these proteins:
- a CDS encoding NPCBM/NEW2 domain-containing protein; its protein translation is MFNRMFSWSFVAAACVAGSFPVVCRGQEGAGKPGSVPVEVSAASLLMARQEAGETRLNRSFKNEELSVGGKKYATGIGTHATSMIPLPVPERKGARVVSLEGACGIDDGTDGDGSVEFRVMSGSGVLWSSGVMKRGMPAKKFSVPVAENGIRHLYLMADRVENNSYDHADWVDLAWKTGPEQPGAKGAVVNAAKFGMVPGVRKDQGPALRSAISALRKQGGGVLNIPRGVYHFYAEGALNMSFNISNHDQPLIHPVCVALTDLRNVRLEGNGSLFLFHGKVIPLLVMDSENITINRLAVDYERSWCTEARVVSVDDKSTEVEIDKKAYPYELRNNKFVFLGEGWEEGMASCMAFEKGTGHIIANTSDMGWNGRVEPLGGNRLRMAWNLKQKGIKPGDTLVLRNYNRPHPGCVVYRAKKTVMNDVSLHQSTGMALLVQRSEDFHMKGGGVMIRKGTGRVHTAGADATHFSNTRGEIIVEKALFEGMMDDAINVHSTCLGVMEVVDGHTLKCKYMHRQAVGFEVFLPGEKIRFINGPTLEPGGTGTVKTAVKKSSTELVITLEEPLPDSVKAGDAVENADFYPSVVFRNNIVRNNRARGTLFTTPERVLVEGNLFDHSSGSAILLAGDAQGWYESGACHEVVIRKNTFINNLTSRYQFTNAIISIYPEVKQLNRQKDYYHRNVLIENNVFKTFDVPLLFAISTDNLKFINNKVIYNDDFKGWGQKPFQFRRCANILIKNNKVEPPRTWTIADCKLENTPADQVRVEN
- a CDS encoding polyphosphate kinase 2 family protein, with the protein product MMDIPADLVKRCKKFIEPYRVTDGEGFKLSRYDPGDLGKLDKDSKKEAVDKLEKGIQLLEQLQEVLYASESYALLVVLQAMDSAGKDGIVKHVMGGINPQGCVVSSFKPPTTLERGHDFLWRCVCRLPRRGMIGIFNRSYYEEVLSVRVHPEFLVGEGFDPAHAKRSFWKERFKSINNLERHLLANKTRIVKIFLHISSEEQRKRLLARLDTPDKNWKFSEGDIHEREFWDDYQKAYQEMIRHTSSPDAPWYVVPADNKWFSRLVCMCAMVEALAEMKLKYPKVSGELKEFFPTFRKELERPLSKGRD
- a CDS encoding RsmD family RNA methyltransferase, with protein sequence MRIISGKAGGIALSVPKGEVRPTTDRVREALFSILHPLIEHAEVLDLFTGSGAFGLEALSRGAGSSRMVDFSRLSCATAKANLAKTGLEGGTVIQGDAVQFVKRELLARRKYDIIFADPPYCKGPADRDFIVELAQAGISGLLKKGGLFIAEVQEGWGTGREGAAEFDGLDLVDTRRYGKNMLLFYRLPEK
- a CDS encoding 3-deoxy-D-manno-octulosonic acid transferase; its protein translation is MKAFLFSLCYNILYTVGWLVTLPSYLLKQKRRGGFGTGLLERFGLYRVSYNREPKGVLYVHAVSVGEVVLALKFLRAWLRERGGSAVLATSTATGHDTAVNAQVPGVRVIYAPFDLLGLPGRCFDRFEPEAIVLVEAELWPNFARAAKVRGIPMAMINARMSARSESRYRAFKWISRYYFSALDAMGVQDKGDVRRFESVGVRPAIIHVTGSIKFDQQMAERRDTNPEFSAILEKLKRGKPVVLAASTHDGEEALIAEAVRKAGGFPLIVPRHAERRHAVVRDLEAHGWQCVLRTDGELPETLKEQVCYIADTTGELRDWTALADVAVIGKSFLADGGQNPAEAVACGVPVLTGPHMENFDALVQLLEGVDGITRCEEDHLADVLKEMLDNPLLAHAQSSRAQVALKAHFGATARTIRMICIMLKIPV